In the Plodia interpunctella isolate USDA-ARS_2022_Savannah chromosome 6, ilPloInte3.2, whole genome shotgun sequence genome, one interval contains:
- the Grip gene encoding glutamate receptor-interacting protein 1 isoform X2, translating to MKLWKSLKISIGSRSDPKTFSQDLPQWGGQGYELDVFKSQTSLSTDSGLCTERGLRRTHIELVKPPGKRIGLKLAGRSEPGIVPSIVGFTKDSVAQESDRLAPGDRICSVNGISTARLTNDEVLRLLDNVEERASLEVEYYMPNYASQNSLYITTKLAEVPVEKINGSLGITIRGGLPENSAPTADLVLNSRSLDAQPLVVTHVRPGGAAYNTSRIKPGDRLLKVDHISLTNKTLSDVHQILQNCPQITSLTIEYDVSIMESVKLATGPLLIEIERPCNEDLGLFLTNQRYSDDVYSSGSETYQRVGSCNAIYIDSILPASISDRCGALHPGDQLLAFDDHVIEGNSYTAEEVMCYLENSEGGFTRLHVAPRHVIGQVGRYTRENSISGSSTLNAKKHRQRNYRQSSMPKLGLQEDYDQQNYMSMGVCRTESLNIQLEVPPGQSSGLAVHEENAVLVISHVAAQSPAYRSGCLQTRDRVMSINGHENLTVDVANEILQRRNDSHNLKYLTLNVEFSMPNTIEASCGVFNVKLAKTNAGLGVTITGCKQKLLSNEEPMVISDIKPGSVAHRSGALAPGDQLLAINGQPLHNLSLDTAFNILQNSPDDIITLKVRKRDLTDDWASAHKHNAKLTLQSFSNIEIKAVVHSGEDSGHHTDSPNNSAKESERSHGSNENGNTAVFTVELIKQENGPLGLTIAGSEDITQPVLVSGLVEGGVAEKCGKLAIGDELLSINGESVLSKPLSEAIKLLQHSGQRVQLQLCRKVTGSIESAECSARDSSHSTSSPGLSNDSAVESWDQNTPVRTSANCGNPEVIEYAVPDKTRMMDKQPYSPTDEDKLMASNFNSAAPYSVNDLPLPNYSLNNSLKTFHYENTCIIPENTLKNKQNITREDDVQQIEILTTNMKDCQIHNMERSSCKCDYVAMGPYGMVSPKIRRPTWDNDYLNNGIYTVTTPQKSPLKSNMAGTSFQFSTSPIYENDVPGLYNSEAASPARGSIHHVILYKDAIYDDYGFSVSDGLYERGVYINRIRKGGPADIVGLLRPYDRILQVNGTRTVDYDCCLTVPLIASAGERLEIIVQRLATSRDLKNRLDDSSSPNDSNIVTKTI from the exons GTCGATCAGAGCCCGGCATAGTTCCGTCCATCGTGGGCTTTACAAAAGACTCCGTGGCCCAGGAGTCAGATCGCCTCGCTCCTGGAGACAGGATCTGCAGCGTCAACGGCATCTCTACCGCAAGACTGACCAACGATGAGGTCCTCAGGCTCCTGGACAATGTGGAAGAAAGAGCTTCATTGGAAGTGGAGTACTACATGCCTAATTATG CGTCCCAAAACTCCCTGTACATCACGACCAAGTTAGCAGAGGTTCCCGTGGAGAAGATCAACGGCTCCCTGGGGATCACCATTCGCGGAGGCCTCCCGGAGAACTCTGCCCCCACAGCAGACCTGGTCCTCAACAGCAGATCCCTGGACGCGCAGCCTTTAGTCGTGACTCACGTGAGGCCGGGTGGCGCGGCCTATAACACCTCTAGAATAAAACCGGGAGATAGGTTGCTGAAAGTTGATCAT ATATCCCTCACAAACAAAACGCTATCAGATGTCCATCAAATCCTGCAGAATTGTCCACAAATCACCAGCCTTACTATAGAATACGATGTCTCCATAATGGAGTCAGTGAAGTTAGCCACTGGTCCCTTACTGATAGAGATCGAGAGGCCTTGTAACGAAGACCTGGGGTTGTTTCTGACCAATCAGAGGTATTCTGATGATGTGTACAGTTCTGGATCCGAAACGTACCAGAGAGTGGGGAGCTGTAATGCTATTTACATTGATAGTATTTTGCCGGCTAGTATAAGTGACAG atgtgGAGCGTTACATCCTGGAGATCAGCTTTTGGCGTTCGACGACCACGTGATCGAAGGCAATAGCTATACTGCTGAAGAAGTGATGTGTTATTTGGAGAATAGTGAAGGTGGCTTCACCAGGTTACATGTGGCGCCGAGACACGTCATTGGTCAAGTCGGCAGGTACACAAGAG agAATTCGATATCAGGTAGTTCGACGTTGAATGCGAAGAAACACCGACAGAGAAACTACAGGCAAAGTTCGATGCCGAAACTAGGCTTACAGGAGGATTATG ATCAACAAAACTACATGAGTATGGGCGTGTGTAGGACGGAATCCTTGAATATCCAACTGGAAGTACCCCCAGGGCAGAGCAGCGGCCTCGCGGTTCATGAGGAGAATGCTGTGTTGGTCATTTCTCATGTGGCTGCTCAATCGCCTGCTTATag ATCCGGGTGCCTTCAAACAAGGGACCGGGTCATGTCAATCAATGGCCACGAGAACCTAACAGTAGACGTCGCTAATGAAATCCTGCAAAGGAGAAACGACTCGCATAACCTCAAATATCTGACGTTGAACGTGGAGTTCAGTATGCCGAATACGATAGAAGCGTCGTGTGgagtttttaatgttaaattagCTAAAACCAACGCAGGGCTTGGAGTTACAATCAcag gatGCAAGCAGAAACTGCTAAGCAATGAGGAACCCATGGTGATATCAGACATTAAGCCAGGATCGGTTGCACATCGGAGCGGAGCGCTGGCTCCAGGAGACCAACTCCTGGCTATCAACGGACAGCCTTTGCACAATTTGTCTTTG gacACAGCTTTCAATATTCTTCAAAACTCGCCCGATGACATAATAACCCTAAAAGTTCGCAAGCGAGACCTAACAGACGACTGGGCGAGTGCTCATAAACACAACGCAAAATTGACCCTGCAAAGTTTTAGCAACATAGAAATAAAGGCCGTGGTACACAGCGGGGAAGATTCGGGCCATCACACAGATAGTCCTAATAACAGTGCTAAGGAAAGCGAAAGGAGTCATGGTAGCAATGAAAATGGTAATACGGCGGTATTTACAGTGGAGTTAATAAAGCAAGAAAATGGGCCCTTGGGCCTGACGATTGCAGGCAGCGAGGATATAACTCAGCCTGTGTTGGTGAGCGGGCTTGTTGAAG GCGGAGTAGCGGAAAAATGCGGTAAACTGGCGATCGGCGACGAATTGCTAAGTATCAACGGAGAGAGCGTGTTGAGTAAACCCTTGTCAGAAGCAATCAAACTATTACAGCACAGCGGGCAAAGGGTCCAACTTCAACTTTGTCGGAAAGTTACAG GTTCCATTGAAAGCGCTGAATGTAGTGCAAGGGATTCGAGTCATTCCACATCAAGTCCAGGTCTTTCCAATGACAGTGCCGTTGAGTCCTGGGATCAAAACACACCTGTCCGAACCAGTGCCAATTGTG GTAATCCTGAAGTCATCGAATATGCCGTACCGGATAAAACGAGAATGATGGACAAACAACCATATTCCCCGACAGATGAAGATAAATTGATGGCTTCAAACTTTAATTCGGCTGCTCCGTACAGCGTTAACGACCTCCCCTTGCCAAATTATTCCTTAAACAATTCTCTTAAGACGTTTCATTACGAAAACACGTGTATCATTCCTGAAAATACtttgaaaaacaaacagaATATAACGAGGGAGGATGATGTGCagcaaattgaaattttgacgACAAACATGAAAGATTGTCAGATACACAACATGGAGAGGTCGTCATGTAAATGTGATTACGTTGCTATGGGCCCGTACGGAATGGTGTCACCAAAGATAAGAAGGCCGACATGGGATAATGATTACCTAAATAATGGTATTTACACTGTGACAACACCACAGAAGTCACCCCTTAAATCTAATATGGCAGGGACGAGTTTTCAATTCTCTACGAGTCCTATTTACGAAAACGATGTGCCAG GACTTTACAACAGCGAAGCAGCGTCTCCAGCTAGGGGGTCAATCCACCACGTGATTTTATACAAAGATGCTATATACGATGACTACGGTTTCTCAGTATCAGATGGTCTTTACGAACGGGGGGTCTACATAAATAGGATCAGGAAAGGGGGCCCCGCAGATATCGTGGGGTTGCTGAGGCCTTACGATAGGATACTACAG GTGAACGGTACAAGGACTGTGGACTATGACTGCTGCCTGACCGTACCATTAATAGCGTCAGCTGGGGAACGACTGGAAATCATAGTACAAAGGCTTGCAACCTCCAGA gaCCTCAAAAATAGACTAGATGACAGCTCAAGCCCAAATGACAGCAATATTGTGACAAAGACTATTTAG
- the Grip gene encoding glutamate receptor-interacting protein 1 isoform X3 has translation MFSNFKLPILKKGTKEEPVYCYRSVKSKPPKTPTLSRVKRHQRRRSEPGIVPSIVGFTKDSVAQESDRLAPGDRICSVNGISTARLTNDEVLRLLDNVEERASLEVEYYMPNYASQNSLYITTKLAEVPVEKINGSLGITIRGGLPENSAPTADLVLNSRSLDAQPLVVTHVRPGGAAYNTSRIKPGDRLLKVDHISLTNKTLSDVHQILQNCPQITSLTIEYDVSIMESVKLATGPLLIEIERPCNEDLGLFLTNQRYSDDVYSSGSETYQRVGSCNAIYIDSILPASISDRCGALHPGDQLLAFDDHVIEGNSYTAEEVMCYLENSEGGFTRLHVAPRHVIGQVGRYTRENSISGSSTLNAKKHRQRNYRQSSMPKLGLQEDYDQQNYMSMGVCRTESLNIQLEVPPGQSSGLAVHEENAVLVISHVAAQSPAYRSGCLQTRDRVMSINGHENLTVDVANEILQRRNDSHNLKYLTLNVEFSMPNTIEASCGVFNVKLAKTNAGLGVTITGCKQKLLSNEEPMVISDIKPGSVAHRSGALAPGDQLLAINGQPLHNLSLDTAFNILQNSPDDIITLKVRKRDLTDDWASAHKHNAKLTLQSFSNIEIKAVVHSGEDSGHHTDSPNNSAKESERSHGSNENGNTAVFTVELIKQENGPLGLTIAGSEDITQPVLVSGLVEGGVAEKCGKLAIGDELLSINGESVLSKPLSEAIKLLQHSGQRVQLQLCRKVTGSIESAECSARDSSHSTSSPGLSNDSAVESWDQNTPVRTSANCVYVIGNPEVIEYAVPDKTRMMDKQPYSPTDEDKLMASNFNSAAPYSVNDLPLPNYSLNNSLKTFHYENTCIIPENTLKNKQNITREDDVQQIEILTTNMKDCQIHNMERSSCKCDYVAMGPYGMVSPKIRRPTWDNDYLNNGIYTVTTPQKSPLKSNMAGTSFQFSTSPIYENDVPGLYNSEAASPARGSIHHVILYKDAIYDDYGFSVSDGLYERGVYINRIRKGGPADIVGLLRPYDRILQVNGTRTVDYDCCLTVPLIASAGERLEIIVQRLATSRDLKNRLDDSSSPNDSNIVTKTI, from the exons GTCGATCAGAGCCCGGCATAGTTCCGTCCATCGTGGGCTTTACAAAAGACTCCGTGGCCCAGGAGTCAGATCGCCTCGCTCCTGGAGACAGGATCTGCAGCGTCAACGGCATCTCTACCGCAAGACTGACCAACGATGAGGTCCTCAGGCTCCTGGACAATGTGGAAGAAAGAGCTTCATTGGAAGTGGAGTACTACATGCCTAATTATG CGTCCCAAAACTCCCTGTACATCACGACCAAGTTAGCAGAGGTTCCCGTGGAGAAGATCAACGGCTCCCTGGGGATCACCATTCGCGGAGGCCTCCCGGAGAACTCTGCCCCCACAGCAGACCTGGTCCTCAACAGCAGATCCCTGGACGCGCAGCCTTTAGTCGTGACTCACGTGAGGCCGGGTGGCGCGGCCTATAACACCTCTAGAATAAAACCGGGAGATAGGTTGCTGAAAGTTGATCAT ATATCCCTCACAAACAAAACGCTATCAGATGTCCATCAAATCCTGCAGAATTGTCCACAAATCACCAGCCTTACTATAGAATACGATGTCTCCATAATGGAGTCAGTGAAGTTAGCCACTGGTCCCTTACTGATAGAGATCGAGAGGCCTTGTAACGAAGACCTGGGGTTGTTTCTGACCAATCAGAGGTATTCTGATGATGTGTACAGTTCTGGATCCGAAACGTACCAGAGAGTGGGGAGCTGTAATGCTATTTACATTGATAGTATTTTGCCGGCTAGTATAAGTGACAG atgtgGAGCGTTACATCCTGGAGATCAGCTTTTGGCGTTCGACGACCACGTGATCGAAGGCAATAGCTATACTGCTGAAGAAGTGATGTGTTATTTGGAGAATAGTGAAGGTGGCTTCACCAGGTTACATGTGGCGCCGAGACACGTCATTGGTCAAGTCGGCAGGTACACAAGAG agAATTCGATATCAGGTAGTTCGACGTTGAATGCGAAGAAACACCGACAGAGAAACTACAGGCAAAGTTCGATGCCGAAACTAGGCTTACAGGAGGATTATG ATCAACAAAACTACATGAGTATGGGCGTGTGTAGGACGGAATCCTTGAATATCCAACTGGAAGTACCCCCAGGGCAGAGCAGCGGCCTCGCGGTTCATGAGGAGAATGCTGTGTTGGTCATTTCTCATGTGGCTGCTCAATCGCCTGCTTATag ATCCGGGTGCCTTCAAACAAGGGACCGGGTCATGTCAATCAATGGCCACGAGAACCTAACAGTAGACGTCGCTAATGAAATCCTGCAAAGGAGAAACGACTCGCATAACCTCAAATATCTGACGTTGAACGTGGAGTTCAGTATGCCGAATACGATAGAAGCGTCGTGTGgagtttttaatgttaaattagCTAAAACCAACGCAGGGCTTGGAGTTACAATCAcag gatGCAAGCAGAAACTGCTAAGCAATGAGGAACCCATGGTGATATCAGACATTAAGCCAGGATCGGTTGCACATCGGAGCGGAGCGCTGGCTCCAGGAGACCAACTCCTGGCTATCAACGGACAGCCTTTGCACAATTTGTCTTTG gacACAGCTTTCAATATTCTTCAAAACTCGCCCGATGACATAATAACCCTAAAAGTTCGCAAGCGAGACCTAACAGACGACTGGGCGAGTGCTCATAAACACAACGCAAAATTGACCCTGCAAAGTTTTAGCAACATAGAAATAAAGGCCGTGGTACACAGCGGGGAAGATTCGGGCCATCACACAGATAGTCCTAATAACAGTGCTAAGGAAAGCGAAAGGAGTCATGGTAGCAATGAAAATGGTAATACGGCGGTATTTACAGTGGAGTTAATAAAGCAAGAAAATGGGCCCTTGGGCCTGACGATTGCAGGCAGCGAGGATATAACTCAGCCTGTGTTGGTGAGCGGGCTTGTTGAAG GCGGAGTAGCGGAAAAATGCGGTAAACTGGCGATCGGCGACGAATTGCTAAGTATCAACGGAGAGAGCGTGTTGAGTAAACCCTTGTCAGAAGCAATCAAACTATTACAGCACAGCGGGCAAAGGGTCCAACTTCAACTTTGTCGGAAAGTTACAG GTTCCATTGAAAGCGCTGAATGTAGTGCAAGGGATTCGAGTCATTCCACATCAAGTCCAGGTCTTTCCAATGACAGTGCCGTTGAGTCCTGGGATCAAAACACACCTGTCCGAACCAGTGCCAATTGTG TTTACGTTATAGGTAATCCTGAAGTCATCGAATATGCCGTACCGGATAAAACGAGAATGATGGACAAACAACCATATTCCCCGACAGATGAAGATAAATTGATGGCTTCAAACTTTAATTCGGCTGCTCCGTACAGCGTTAACGACCTCCCCTTGCCAAATTATTCCTTAAACAATTCTCTTAAGACGTTTCATTACGAAAACACGTGTATCATTCCTGAAAATACtttgaaaaacaaacagaATATAACGAGGGAGGATGATGTGCagcaaattgaaattttgacgACAAACATGAAAGATTGTCAGATACACAACATGGAGAGGTCGTCATGTAAATGTGATTACGTTGCTATGGGCCCGTACGGAATGGTGTCACCAAAGATAAGAAGGCCGACATGGGATAATGATTACCTAAATAATGGTATTTACACTGTGACAACACCACAGAAGTCACCCCTTAAATCTAATATGGCAGGGACGAGTTTTCAATTCTCTACGAGTCCTATTTACGAAAACGATGTGCCAG GACTTTACAACAGCGAAGCAGCGTCTCCAGCTAGGGGGTCAATCCACCACGTGATTTTATACAAAGATGCTATATACGATGACTACGGTTTCTCAGTATCAGATGGTCTTTACGAACGGGGGGTCTACATAAATAGGATCAGGAAAGGGGGCCCCGCAGATATCGTGGGGTTGCTGAGGCCTTACGATAGGATACTACAG GTGAACGGTACAAGGACTGTGGACTATGACTGCTGCCTGACCGTACCATTAATAGCGTCAGCTGGGGAACGACTGGAAATCATAGTACAAAGGCTTGCAACCTCCAGA gaCCTCAAAAATAGACTAGATGACAGCTCAAGCCCAAATGACAGCAATATTGTGACAAAGACTATTTAG
- the Grip gene encoding glutamate receptor-interacting protein 1 isoform X1, with the protein MKLWKSLKISIGSRSDPKTFSQDLPQWGGQGYELDVFKSQTSLSTDSGLCTERGLRRTHIELVKPPGKRIGLKLAGRSEPGIVPSIVGFTKDSVAQESDRLAPGDRICSVNGISTARLTNDEVLRLLDNVEERASLEVEYYMPNYASQNSLYITTKLAEVPVEKINGSLGITIRGGLPENSAPTADLVLNSRSLDAQPLVVTHVRPGGAAYNTSRIKPGDRLLKVDHISLTNKTLSDVHQILQNCPQITSLTIEYDVSIMESVKLATGPLLIEIERPCNEDLGLFLTNQRYSDDVYSSGSETYQRVGSCNAIYIDSILPASISDRCGALHPGDQLLAFDDHVIEGNSYTAEEVMCYLENSEGGFTRLHVAPRHVIGQVGRYTRENSISGSSTLNAKKHRQRNYRQSSMPKLGLQEDYDQQNYMSMGVCRTESLNIQLEVPPGQSSGLAVHEENAVLVISHVAAQSPAYRSGCLQTRDRVMSINGHENLTVDVANEILQRRNDSHNLKYLTLNVEFSMPNTIEASCGVFNVKLAKTNAGLGVTITGCKQKLLSNEEPMVISDIKPGSVAHRSGALAPGDQLLAINGQPLHNLSLDTAFNILQNSPDDIITLKVRKRDLTDDWASAHKHNAKLTLQSFSNIEIKAVVHSGEDSGHHTDSPNNSAKESERSHGSNENGNTAVFTVELIKQENGPLGLTIAGSEDITQPVLVSGLVEGGVAEKCGKLAIGDELLSINGESVLSKPLSEAIKLLQHSGQRVQLQLCRKVTGSIESAECSARDSSHSTSSPGLSNDSAVESWDQNTPVRTSANCVYVIGNPEVIEYAVPDKTRMMDKQPYSPTDEDKLMASNFNSAAPYSVNDLPLPNYSLNNSLKTFHYENTCIIPENTLKNKQNITREDDVQQIEILTTNMKDCQIHNMERSSCKCDYVAMGPYGMVSPKIRRPTWDNDYLNNGIYTVTTPQKSPLKSNMAGTSFQFSTSPIYENDVPGLYNSEAASPARGSIHHVILYKDAIYDDYGFSVSDGLYERGVYINRIRKGGPADIVGLLRPYDRILQVNGTRTVDYDCCLTVPLIASAGERLEIIVQRLATSRDLKNRLDDSSSPNDSNIVTKTI; encoded by the exons GTCGATCAGAGCCCGGCATAGTTCCGTCCATCGTGGGCTTTACAAAAGACTCCGTGGCCCAGGAGTCAGATCGCCTCGCTCCTGGAGACAGGATCTGCAGCGTCAACGGCATCTCTACCGCAAGACTGACCAACGATGAGGTCCTCAGGCTCCTGGACAATGTGGAAGAAAGAGCTTCATTGGAAGTGGAGTACTACATGCCTAATTATG CGTCCCAAAACTCCCTGTACATCACGACCAAGTTAGCAGAGGTTCCCGTGGAGAAGATCAACGGCTCCCTGGGGATCACCATTCGCGGAGGCCTCCCGGAGAACTCTGCCCCCACAGCAGACCTGGTCCTCAACAGCAGATCCCTGGACGCGCAGCCTTTAGTCGTGACTCACGTGAGGCCGGGTGGCGCGGCCTATAACACCTCTAGAATAAAACCGGGAGATAGGTTGCTGAAAGTTGATCAT ATATCCCTCACAAACAAAACGCTATCAGATGTCCATCAAATCCTGCAGAATTGTCCACAAATCACCAGCCTTACTATAGAATACGATGTCTCCATAATGGAGTCAGTGAAGTTAGCCACTGGTCCCTTACTGATAGAGATCGAGAGGCCTTGTAACGAAGACCTGGGGTTGTTTCTGACCAATCAGAGGTATTCTGATGATGTGTACAGTTCTGGATCCGAAACGTACCAGAGAGTGGGGAGCTGTAATGCTATTTACATTGATAGTATTTTGCCGGCTAGTATAAGTGACAG atgtgGAGCGTTACATCCTGGAGATCAGCTTTTGGCGTTCGACGACCACGTGATCGAAGGCAATAGCTATACTGCTGAAGAAGTGATGTGTTATTTGGAGAATAGTGAAGGTGGCTTCACCAGGTTACATGTGGCGCCGAGACACGTCATTGGTCAAGTCGGCAGGTACACAAGAG agAATTCGATATCAGGTAGTTCGACGTTGAATGCGAAGAAACACCGACAGAGAAACTACAGGCAAAGTTCGATGCCGAAACTAGGCTTACAGGAGGATTATG ATCAACAAAACTACATGAGTATGGGCGTGTGTAGGACGGAATCCTTGAATATCCAACTGGAAGTACCCCCAGGGCAGAGCAGCGGCCTCGCGGTTCATGAGGAGAATGCTGTGTTGGTCATTTCTCATGTGGCTGCTCAATCGCCTGCTTATag ATCCGGGTGCCTTCAAACAAGGGACCGGGTCATGTCAATCAATGGCCACGAGAACCTAACAGTAGACGTCGCTAATGAAATCCTGCAAAGGAGAAACGACTCGCATAACCTCAAATATCTGACGTTGAACGTGGAGTTCAGTATGCCGAATACGATAGAAGCGTCGTGTGgagtttttaatgttaaattagCTAAAACCAACGCAGGGCTTGGAGTTACAATCAcag gatGCAAGCAGAAACTGCTAAGCAATGAGGAACCCATGGTGATATCAGACATTAAGCCAGGATCGGTTGCACATCGGAGCGGAGCGCTGGCTCCAGGAGACCAACTCCTGGCTATCAACGGACAGCCTTTGCACAATTTGTCTTTG gacACAGCTTTCAATATTCTTCAAAACTCGCCCGATGACATAATAACCCTAAAAGTTCGCAAGCGAGACCTAACAGACGACTGGGCGAGTGCTCATAAACACAACGCAAAATTGACCCTGCAAAGTTTTAGCAACATAGAAATAAAGGCCGTGGTACACAGCGGGGAAGATTCGGGCCATCACACAGATAGTCCTAATAACAGTGCTAAGGAAAGCGAAAGGAGTCATGGTAGCAATGAAAATGGTAATACGGCGGTATTTACAGTGGAGTTAATAAAGCAAGAAAATGGGCCCTTGGGCCTGACGATTGCAGGCAGCGAGGATATAACTCAGCCTGTGTTGGTGAGCGGGCTTGTTGAAG GCGGAGTAGCGGAAAAATGCGGTAAACTGGCGATCGGCGACGAATTGCTAAGTATCAACGGAGAGAGCGTGTTGAGTAAACCCTTGTCAGAAGCAATCAAACTATTACAGCACAGCGGGCAAAGGGTCCAACTTCAACTTTGTCGGAAAGTTACAG GTTCCATTGAAAGCGCTGAATGTAGTGCAAGGGATTCGAGTCATTCCACATCAAGTCCAGGTCTTTCCAATGACAGTGCCGTTGAGTCCTGGGATCAAAACACACCTGTCCGAACCAGTGCCAATTGTG TTTACGTTATAGGTAATCCTGAAGTCATCGAATATGCCGTACCGGATAAAACGAGAATGATGGACAAACAACCATATTCCCCGACAGATGAAGATAAATTGATGGCTTCAAACTTTAATTCGGCTGCTCCGTACAGCGTTAACGACCTCCCCTTGCCAAATTATTCCTTAAACAATTCTCTTAAGACGTTTCATTACGAAAACACGTGTATCATTCCTGAAAATACtttgaaaaacaaacagaATATAACGAGGGAGGATGATGTGCagcaaattgaaattttgacgACAAACATGAAAGATTGTCAGATACACAACATGGAGAGGTCGTCATGTAAATGTGATTACGTTGCTATGGGCCCGTACGGAATGGTGTCACCAAAGATAAGAAGGCCGACATGGGATAATGATTACCTAAATAATGGTATTTACACTGTGACAACACCACAGAAGTCACCCCTTAAATCTAATATGGCAGGGACGAGTTTTCAATTCTCTACGAGTCCTATTTACGAAAACGATGTGCCAG GACTTTACAACAGCGAAGCAGCGTCTCCAGCTAGGGGGTCAATCCACCACGTGATTTTATACAAAGATGCTATATACGATGACTACGGTTTCTCAGTATCAGATGGTCTTTACGAACGGGGGGTCTACATAAATAGGATCAGGAAAGGGGGCCCCGCAGATATCGTGGGGTTGCTGAGGCCTTACGATAGGATACTACAG GTGAACGGTACAAGGACTGTGGACTATGACTGCTGCCTGACCGTACCATTAATAGCGTCAGCTGGGGAACGACTGGAAATCATAGTACAAAGGCTTGCAACCTCCAGA gaCCTCAAAAATAGACTAGATGACAGCTCAAGCCCAAATGACAGCAATATTGTGACAAAGACTATTTAG